CAATACATTTACTGAAGATAATACACAAACAAAAGACCACTGATCATTTGAAGGCAACATTATTTCAGTACACAAATTAGAAGCTACTATTTTATGATCGTTTTCTTTATAAACTTCTGGAGCTTGATTGTTAGCATGATCTTTAAAAAATATATACGGGTAACCAATTTCACCACGACGTTGAATTACTTTTGCCCAAATAGAACGTTTATCAACATCACCATCAATCATTTCCTGCATCCATTTATCGGTAACAGAAACACCATGTGTAAGTTCTTGGATGGAGTTTCCTTCGGTACCAATTTCTAAAAACTCTTTAATATCTGGATGCTCCACAGGTAAATACGGAGAGAAACGCCCTCTACGAACAGAACCTTGACTAACTACATCCACCATTTTTTCAAAAAGCTGCATAATGTGTACCGCGCCAGATGAAACGCCATTATTTTTTACAGGTGCCCCACGGTGACGTAAATTACCAAAATAACCAGAGGTTCCTCCTCCTAATTTTGACATCATACCAACTTCCGATTGGGTATAAAGAATATTCCCCATATCATCAGCGATATTCGAACCAAAACAACTTATAGGTAAGCCACGTTTTTTACCGAAGTTAGACCATACTGGCGAAGCTAAAGAGAAAAACCCTTCCGCCATATATTTATAAAACTTATCAGCATAACCATCAATTTGTAGAATCTCTTCTGCACGATTCGCAATTTCACGAATACGTTCTTCAGGGGTAGTGCCATCGGTTAAGTAACCCGATTCTAAAAATTTTCGACTGTTTTCAGTTAACCATTTAAATTCAGGAGCATCTTCCTGTTGCGTTGCTTTTTTAATTTGTTCTTTACGAGCATTTACTAATTCGTCGTAATTTGTAGATTTTTCGGTTTGAGATTCTTGGAGGTTCGTCTGTACTTTCATAATTAAAATAGGTCATCGCTGGTTATACTTTTTGTTCTTTTACTATAATTGATTGAGCGTTTCACGAAGAAATCGCCGTGTTTGGTACCAATAATTTCATCATCAAACCATTCGGTTTCTGCTAATAATTTTTCATTTACAGTAAACACCTTACCTATACCAATACTTTCTAAAGAATTATTAAAACGATTTTTAATAAACTCGTTTATAACATCCTTTGGAAGGAAATCTAACTCGCCTTCTTCAAAAATCCAATCGATGATATCGCTTTCGGCTTCAAAAGCTTCTTTGCAAATGGTCTGGATTTTTTCGTTGTATTCTTCTCCAAACCATTTCGGGTTTTCTTTCTTTATAATATTGATAACATCAATGCCGAAATCGCCATGAATTTGTTCTTCTTTTGATGTTGCTTCTACCACATTAGATATTCCCTTCAGCATATTTTTATGCTTATTGAAGGCCATAATGATTAAAAACTGAGAGAATAGAGACACATGCTCAATAAATAAAGAAAACAACAAAATAGATTCAGCATACTCCTGAATATTTTCACTTTTAGAATTTTTAAGTGCCGTTTCTAAATAGTGCACGCGACGCATAATTACCGGCTTCTTTTTAAGAGATTTAAATTCAGAATTTAATCCTAAAATCTCAAGAAGATGAGAATACGCATCATGATGACGCACTTCGCTTTCGGCAAAAGTAGCTCCAACAGAACCAATTTCTGGTTTTGGCATTTTTTGATAAATATCGCCCCAGAATGTTTTTACAGCAACTTCAATTTGTGAAATGGCTAACATGGTGTTTTTTATAGCCGATTTTTCAACCGAACTTAGTCCGGTCTTAAAATCCTGAATATCGCTAGTAAAATTAAATTCACTATGGATCCAATACGAATGTCTAATAGCATTTACATATTCATATAAATCTGGATATTCGTAAGGCTTTAAATTAATACGTTTTTCAAAAATATTAGTTTGGCGTTTCCTAGCCTGTTCGTCGCGATATAATATGTAAGCCTTTGCGGCATCATGAAAGGCACTACCCATCAATTTATCTTCAACAATATCTTGAACTTGCTCTACAGTAGGTACATAACGGGCATCCAGTTCTTTTCGTGCTAAAAGAGCTTCTAATACTTTGTTTGAAATGTCTGCGGCATCTTCACTGGTGCCATGATTTACAGAGAGCATAGCCTTTTCAATGGCATGCGTAATCTTTTTTAACACAAAAGGGGTTGTGTCGTAATCGCGTTTAATAATGTGGGAAATTTCCATGGTTATGGCGCTGATTTTGGTTATTTAATTAATATAGCAACTAACAATACCGAATAACAACTAAAATTCTACCTCATGCGATAAAAAGTCAATACAGTAAAAAGACTTCTTTAAAGCTATGATATATTAAAAAAGGTATTCGGTGAATTCAAAATACATTTTTAACAAGTTTATTAACAGGCTAAAAAAAGGATTCTATTCTTGTATTTTGAGCAGAACAAAGATTGTAAAATGATTGATATGTTTTAACAAAAAAGAAGAAAGCTTTTCAACAAGTTTTTAACAAACATTGAAAACACTTAAAATCAATAAGTTTACACAAAAAAACACTTATTTTACTGACATGATGTGTTTTACATTTTTTAAAACTTAGAAAAGTCTACAAAAAAATTAAGGATTTTTACACCAAAAACCCTTAATTTAAAGGAATCTTAAGCGTTATTAACAGAAAAATTAGAAAGCTACATAGACGCAGCTACCTTCTCCAATTCGGCATACCAGTCTATTCCAAATTTACGAATCAGACCTTCCTTTACAAATTTATAGATGGGCACTTGCAACTCCTGGCCAAGAGCACAGGCATCGTCACAAATTTGCCATTTATGATAATTAACTGCCGAAAATTCGGAATAATCTTGAACTCTTACCGGATATAAATGACAGGATACTGGCTTTTTCCAAGTAATCTCTCCTTGATTATAGGCTTCTTCAATAGCACAAAGCGCCACGTTTTTGTCATCAAAAATAACATAAGCACAATCTGCGCCATCAATTAACGTGGTTTCTAAATCACCATCTTCAGTTTCGGTATAAGTACCTTGGGCCTCAATAGCATCAATGCCTGCTTGTCGCAAAAAAGGTTTAACTTTCGGATAGATATCATCCAGAATTTTAGCTTCCTCAGCATCCAGAGGCGCACCTGCATCCCCATCTATACAACAAGCACCTTTACAAGCCGACAAATTGCATAAAAAATCCTTCTTTACTACATCTTCTGAAACAATCGTTTTCCCTAACTGAAACATAAAAATCACCTATTAAAATCGTGGGCAAAAATAAACAAACTTTAGCTTAAACTTTTAAGATTATTCGGCAATAATGGTATATTTTTGCCGAAAATTCAAAATTAGCTAAAAAACAGATTTTTAATTTAGAATTTTCTTAAAAGAACACAAAATACAAAACTAAAAAAACCAAGTGTTATTACTAGGTTAACAATTTAATACCTATGGAACTAAAATTCAATTTTAAAGAAATATTTACAGCATTCATGATTTTATTTGCTGTAATTGATATTGTTGGAAACATTCCCATTGTTATCGATTTACGAAAAAAAGCAGGACAAATTCAAAGTGAGAAGGCCTCGATTATTGCTGGAGTCATATTAATTATGTTCCTATTTCTAGGAAAAAGCATTTTAAACCTTATTGGTATCGATGTTAATTCGTTTGCTGTTGCTGGCTCCTTTATTCTATTTTTTATTGCTTTAGAAATGATTTTGGGTATCACCCTTTACAAACAAGAAGAACACGATGCCATGACAACCGCAGTTTTTCCTTTAGCATTCCCACTTATTGCTGGGCCAGGAAGTTTAACTACTCTACTGTCGCTACGTGCTGAGTTCGCTACCGAAAATATCATAATTGCCGTATTATTAAATGTTATCATTATCTTTATCGTGCTTAAAACATCGGCTAAGATCGAACGTTTAATAGGACAAAACGGTATCAACATTATTAGAAAAGTATTTGGTGTGGTACTACTAGCCATTGCTGTAAAATTATTTGCACATAACATTAAAGCCTTGTTTGAGCTTATTTAAAATTATTTACAAATGAAAATTTTTACTATAATACTAAGCATCATTGCTTTAGGTTTAATCATTTTTAATTGCACACAGTTAGATTTTAACGCCCCGTTTGAAGGCCAAAGCATGGTTGCTATAATCACCATTATGGCATCACTTTGTGTGATTGTAATGATGGCCATTTTACGTACTTCAAAACACATTGAACAAAAGATAAAAAACAGAAAATAATGTACGACGCCCTTATTATTGGTGGTGGCGCTGCAGGTTTATCTTGCGCTTTAGTTTTAGGTTCTGCAAAAAACAAGGCTTTTGCTAGCGATAAAAAGATTGGTATTATCGTACACCAAAAAACATCGCATTTACAAACAGCCCTATTCAATAATGTTTTAGGACTAACCCCAGGAACCACTGGCGAAAGTATTTTAGAAGACGGCAAAAATCAACTCGCTAACTTATACCCACACGTTGAGCAAATTGACCACGAAAAGGTATTAAGCATTACCAAACTAAATGACGCATATAGCGTAACTACAAACAAAAACACATACCTCACCAAAATAGCGGTTATCGCTGTAGGCTATACCAACTTGATGACCATTGAAGGTTTGGAGCCGTATATTGAAGCCCACCCTAGAGCAGCAGCTGAAAAAAATCGTATTTGGCTAAAAAATACCGATCACCTTATTGAAGAAAACCTATATGTTGCTGGTACTTTAGCGGGTTGGCGCAGTCAGTTTGCCATAGCTTCAGGAAGTGGCGCTCATGTGGCTACCGATATTTTAACACTTTGGAATGACGGTAAACATGTGAAGGTTCATGATAAGGTTGCGGTGTGATCTCGAATTCAAATAATTTAACTTTGGAATCTTTGTGATTTTCAAGGTGTTTTACGGCATGATCCTTCAAGCAAAAATAAACTAACCTCTACCCTACCCCCCGCTTTCAAAGTCTACTTCCTCAACATCCTCAACAACTTCACCACGACTCAAGCGCACCACCTCTTCAATCATGATATCGGTTTGATTGTAAACCTCTTCAAAAGCCCCATTGCCATAAAGTTGATCGGCTAAAGTTGCTTTTATGTATTGCTTCACCTCATCGTGATAGGCTACGAAAGTCACTTTAGAATCGGAACGCAGATTTAAATAATCCTGAAAAGCGAACACAAGGTCATCTCCTACTTCAAAACTATCTATAAAATCACGTCTTGAAACACCTTCGTATCGACCACGGTCTTTTTCAAGCTCTTCAAACACAAAATTTCCAAAAAAGCCACGACGCAATAAAAAGGAAAGGGTTTCATTTTGCATACCACTATCTATAGGCACAAAAACGTCGGGGATAATACCGCCGCCGCCGTACACAATTTTTCCGCCTGGAGTTACAAACTTTAAGGAATCGTCGACATGAATTTTCTCAGGATCTAAAAGTTCTCCGCTAGTAATTCTATCGAAATACTCATCATAATAATCTTTATTACCATGATCGTAAGGTCGCTGAATAGAACGTCCTGTAGGTGTGTAATATCTTGAAACCGTTAAACGCACCGCAGATCCATCTCCCAAATCCATTTCCCGCTGCACCAATCCTTTACCATAAGATCGACGACCAACAATGGTACCTATATCGTTATCTTGCAAAGCTCCTGCTACAATCTCACTTGCCGAAGCGGAGTTTTCATCAATCATAACATAAACTTTTCCGTTTTCAAAGTCCCCTTTGCTGGTTGCAAAACTCTCCTCGATATCGCCGCGTTTATTTTTAGTAAACAAAATAAGCTTATCATCCTCTAAAAACTCATCAGCAATCTGTTCGGCAATTCCTAAAAAACCTCCAGGGTTTCCTCGTAAGTCTAAAGCAATTTCGGTCGCTCCAGAAGCCTCGAGTTCTTGAATGCCTTTTCGAAATTCTTTATAGGTAGACTCGGCAAAGCGATTCACCTTAATATAGCCCAGCTTGTCGGTAAGCATATAATAGGCATCCACACTTTTAATAGGAATATGACCGCGTTTTACAGAAAATTTTAATAGTTCGGGTTCGCCACGTCGATACACCGTTAAATTCACTTTAGAGTTTATAGGCCCTTTAAGTTTTTTAACCAGAGCGCCATCTTCAATATTTTTCCCAAATAAGGTATCGCCATCGGCAAAAATAATACGGTCGCCCCCTTTTATCCCTGCTTTTGCACTTGGCCCGCCTTCAATGGCACGAATTACAGCAATCGAATCTTTATAAGTATAAAAACTCACACCAATACCCACGAAATCACCTTTCATTTCTTCGGTAACACGCTGCATGTCCTCCTTAGGGATATACACGGAATGCGGATCTAAATTATCAAGAATCCCGTTAACGGTAACATCAACAATACTATCGGTATTAACATCATCCACATAATCGTACTCAATATAATCGATGAGTCTGTTAAGCTTATCTTTCTTACTATTGGTAGTAAATAAACGGTCTGGTGAATCTCTAAAACTTAATTTTCCGCCAATAAAAATACCTGCCGCAATTGCAGCACCTATAAACAAGGGAAGGTATTTTTTTTGAAAAGCCATAAAATGCTATGCTTTTAAATCTTCTATTCTTTTAAGTTTTATACCAGCCTTTTCTAAGAATTTCAATCCGGAGTCATCCTTATAAGCTTCGTGATACACCACTTTTACAATGCCTGCTTGGTGGATAAGTTTACTACACTCTTTGCAAGGCGACATGGTAATATATAAGGTAGCACCTTTACAAGATTGTGTTGAAGCCGCTACTTTTAGAATGGCATTGGCTTCGGCATGTAATACATACCATTTGGTGTAACCTTCGTCATCTTCGCAAAAATTTTCAAATCCGGAAGGTGTTCCATTATATCCGTCGGAAATAATCATGCGATCTTTCACGATAATCGCTCCTACTTGTCGGCGATTACAATACGACAACTTTCCCCACTCCTGAGCAATGCGCAAATACGCTTTGTCGTACTTTAATTGTTTGTGTTCTGGCATTAAAAATTATAATCATTAGGGCGTTACCCTCATTTCAAGTCCTCGTTAAAAAGGGAACCTTACTACAATTCGGGTCAGGCTTTACGCTGCAATCTTTTGCCGAAAAAAGCAAAAGGATTTCCACTGCAATCCTTAACGCAAATTCACGTTCGAACTCTAATCCATTCTGATTAACGAAGATAGGTGCTTCGTATTTTAATTACAACGTAAGCCCGTTAAATTTTAAGAATAATTTAAGCTTATTCAGCCTTTAACTGAAAGATAAGAATAAGTAAAGTCTGTTTTTAAGCTAAAAAATCGCTATTCAAGATCATAGGAATAACCAAGCCAACAACAATAGCCGAAATAACCATAACCCAATCACGCATAGAAAACCTGAAAATGGTTTGTACTAAATACCCCAAAAACAGGACTAAAAACACGATAATTACTTGAGCGATTTCAATACCCATGGCAAACTCAAAAAGCAGCAATAATTTACTATCCGAATCCCCTAAAAGAATTCTAAACTCTCTAGCAAAACCTAATCCGTGAATTAAACCAAAAAATAAGGTCGACAAAAACAAGACACCAACCTTTTCTTTTTGCGCTCCTTTTCCAGCAGTAAACACATTAAATAGTGCAATAATTAAAATGGTAATAGGAATTAAAAATTCTACTATACTAGCATTTATACTTACCACCCCATAGCTTGCTAAAATTAAAGACAAAGTATGACCTAAGGTAAACATGGTTACCAAAAGCAATACACGCTTCCAATCTTTAAACAAATACGGCACAGCCAATACGATTAAAAATAAAACATGATCGTAAGCATTAATATCAAGCACATGGTTGATACCATATTCCACGTGAAACCAGAAATTTTCAAGCATAGTTATAACAATTTGGGTGGCTCAAAGATATACAATTAATTATATTTCTTGCGGAGTTGCGACAACATCTCTTCGGTAATATCATCTAAAGAAAATTGATGTTTCCATTTCCAATCTTGTCTCGCATAAGAGTCGTTAATACTTTTTGGCCAACTGTTGGCGATATCCTGTCTGTAATCCGGTTTATAAGATATTTCAAACTCAGGAATTTGTTTTTTGATAGATTCAGTAATGTCTTCTGGTGTAAAACTTACTGCCGCCAAATTATAGGAAGAACGGATTTTAATATCTTCTGCTTTAGCTTGCATAATATCCACAGTAGCTTTAATAGCATCATCCATAAACATCATAGGCAATTCACTTTCATCTTTTAAAAAACATTCGTAAGATTTGTTTTTAATGGCTTCGTGGTAGATTTCCACCGCATAATCGGTAGTTCCACCTCCTGGCAAAGTTTTCCAACTGATAATACCCGGGTAACGCAAACTTCTTACATCTACCTGATATTTATTGAAATAATATTCACACCAGCGCTCGCCAACTTGCTTGGTCATACCATAAACCGTTGTTGGCTCCATTATGGTATATTGCGGTGTGTACTCTTTAGGTGTTGTTGGTCCAAAAACAGCAATACTGGAAGGCCAAAATACTTTTTTTATAAAATTATCTTTAGCTAAGTTTAACACATGAAATAATGAGGTCATATTTAAGTCCCAGGCTTCCATAGGGTATTTTTCCCCTGTTGCACTTAACATCGCGGCCATTAAATAAACGGTATCAATATTAAACTTTTCAACACATGTTTTTACGCTTGCATAATCTTTGGCATCAACAATTTCGAACAGTCCTGAATTAACAATATCTAAGTTACTGTAACTTATATCACTAGCCACCACATTATCATCGCCGTAAATGCTTCGCAACTTAAAAGTTAATTCGGATCCAATTTGCCCACAGGCACCAATAATTAGTATTTTAGAGCTCAATATTCAAGGTGTTTATAAAGAATTTTCAAAAATAACAAGTTTTCGTTAAAAATAATCTACAAAAAGACCGAAATATTCTTAATTTGCTATCCATCTATGTTATTATAAAATCAACTATTCCTATATCTTTGTAGCCTATTGTCTCAAAATGAAAATGATGCGTAATAAATTTTTATGGTTAGTCGGCATAAGTATTCTACTTTGGAATTGTAAAAAAGATCCCGATCAAGCAGCAACAACCGAAACTGAAGTCGATAACAGTAAACTCATTTCTGAAAACGACATTAAAAGTTTCGATTACACTGAGTTTTCCATTGACAATAAAGTACAAGCTCAAATTAAGGATTGGGCAGAGTATTATAAACTGCAAGATGTTATCGAGAAGGTAAAGGCTAGCGACTTACACTTTTTTAAGGACAATGAAAAAACAATAAAAGACGCTTTTAAAGAGTTGAAAGCAACCATTCCAGGCACTATAAAATCACCCTCAATAGAAGCTCGTATTTTGGTTGTAGAAACTAAATTTTATAAACTGGAAAGTTTGTTTAATCTGGGCACCACTAGCGAAAAGGAGCTAGAGGCCAGTGTTGAGGAAGTATTGGTAGCTTTTTCGAATTTAAACCTTCAAATGAATAAAAAAGCAGAGTTTGACGCCATCAACATTGTAAAACCTCAATAAACATTTCTCGTTTTAAGCGCAACAAATTGGATTTAAGCATTCATAAAAACCTTAAATTATACTCATTTTAATACAGCATAAAATGAGTCACGCCTTCTCAAATTAATCTGATTAGAAGTCAGCCTCTCCCCTGTCAAACACGTATCTCAATACTATAACCGTGTTAACCAATAGTTTATCTCTTATTATATTAGGAATTCCAAATTAAATACATTATATTTAGGATTACCAAAAAATCTAACTACTATGGGGATAAAGAGTTTTATAGGCGCGAGAAAGCGTACAGGCACCACCACAACACCATCATTAACCGTAAGCGA
This genomic interval from Tamlana carrageenivorans contains the following:
- a CDS encoding NAD-dependent epimerase/dehydratase family protein — its product is MSSKILIIGACGQIGSELTFKLRSIYGDDNVVASDISYSNLDIVNSGLFEIVDAKDYASVKTCVEKFNIDTVYLMAAMLSATGEKYPMEAWDLNMTSLFHVLNLAKDNFIKKVFWPSSIAVFGPTTPKEYTPQYTIMEPTTVYGMTKQVGERWCEYYFNKYQVDVRSLRYPGIISWKTLPGGGTTDYAVEIYHEAIKNKSYECFLKDESELPMMFMDDAIKATVDIMQAKAEDIKIRSSYNLAAVSFTPEDITESIKKQIPEFEISYKPDYRQDIANSWPKSINDSYARQDWKWKHQFSLDDITEEMLSQLRKKYN
- a CDS encoding DUF3109 family protein; this encodes MFQLGKTIVSEDVVKKDFLCNLSACKGACCIDGDAGAPLDAEEAKILDDIYPKVKPFLRQAGIDAIEAQGTYTETEDGDLETTLIDGADCAYVIFDDKNVALCAIEEAYNQGEITWKKPVSCHLYPVRVQDYSEFSAVNYHKWQICDDACALGQELQVPIYKFVKEGLIRKFGIDWYAELEKVAASM
- a CDS encoding FAD-dependent oxidoreductase; protein product: MYDALIIGGGAAGLSCALVLGSAKNKAFASDKKIGIIVHQKTSHLQTALFNNVLGLTPGTTGESILEDGKNQLANLYPHVEQIDHEKVLSITKLNDAYSVTTNKNTYLTKIAVIAVGYTNLMTIEGLEPYIEAHPRAAAEKNRIWLKNTDHLIEENLYVAGTLAGWRSQFAIASGSGAHVATDILTLWNDGKHVKVHDKVAV
- a CDS encoding HupE/UreJ family protein, which gives rise to MLENFWFHVEYGINHVLDINAYDHVLFLIVLAVPYLFKDWKRVLLLVTMFTLGHTLSLILASYGVVSINASIVEFLIPITILIIALFNVFTAGKGAQKEKVGVLFLSTLFFGLIHGLGFAREFRILLGDSDSKLLLLFEFAMGIEIAQVIIVFLVLFLGYLVQTIFRFSMRDWVMVISAIVVGLVIPMILNSDFLA
- a CDS encoding ribonucleoside-diphosphate reductase subunit alpha, whose product is MKVQTNLQESQTEKSTNYDELVNARKEQIKKATQQEDAPEFKWLTENSRKFLESGYLTDGTTPEERIREIANRAEEILQIDGYADKFYKYMAEGFFSLASPVWSNFGKKRGLPISCFGSNIADDMGNILYTQSEVGMMSKLGGGTSGYFGNLRHRGAPVKNNGVSSGAVHIMQLFEKMVDVVSQGSVRRGRFSPYLPVEHPDIKEFLEIGTEGNSIQELTHGVSVTDKWMQEMIDGDVDKRSIWAKVIQRRGEIGYPYIFFKDHANNQAPEVYKENDHKIVASNLCTEIMLPSNDQWSFVCVLSSVNVLHYDKWKDTDAVETMVYFLDAVITEFVQKLEEYRDSSDLEDRQTFMFMERAYNFAKSNRALGLGVLGWHSLLQSKMYSFDSEEAYSLNSEIFKLIQEKSYKASEELAELYGEPEVLKGYGRRNATLNAIAPTTSSAFILGQVSQGIEPIWSNIYVKDIAKIKTTIKNPFLEQLLEEKGKNTSEVWRSIRDYDGSVQHLDFLTEHERDVFKTYSEIDQLVIVYQAANRQNHIDQGQSVNIIVHPDMPVKDINNIYVTAWKLGLKSLYYQHSMNAAQKFKQKKECASCEG
- a CDS encoding S41 family peptidase; translation: MAFQKKYLPLFIGAAIAAGIFIGGKLSFRDSPDRLFTTNSKKDKLNRLIDYIEYDYVDDVNTDSIVDVTVNGILDNLDPHSVYIPKEDMQRVTEEMKGDFVGIGVSFYTYKDSIAVIRAIEGGPSAKAGIKGGDRIIFADGDTLFGKNIEDGALVKKLKGPINSKVNLTVYRRGEPELLKFSVKRGHIPIKSVDAYYMLTDKLGYIKVNRFAESTYKEFRKGIQELEASGATEIALDLRGNPGGFLGIAEQIADEFLEDDKLILFTKNKRGDIEESFATSKGDFENGKVYVMIDENSASASEIVAGALQDNDIGTIVGRRSYGKGLVQREMDLGDGSAVRLTVSRYYTPTGRSIQRPYDHGNKDYYDEYFDRITSGELLDPEKIHVDDSLKFVTPGGKIVYGGGGIIPDVFVPIDSGMQNETLSFLLRRGFFGNFVFEELEKDRGRYEGVSRRDFIDSFEVGDDLVFAFQDYLNLRSDSKVTFVAYHDEVKQYIKATLADQLYGNGAFEEVYNQTDIMIEEVVRLSRGEVVEDVEEVDFESGG
- a CDS encoding ribonucleotide-diphosphate reductase subunit beta, which produces MEISHIIKRDYDTTPFVLKKITHAIEKAMLSVNHGTSEDAADISNKVLEALLARKELDARYVPTVEQVQDIVEDKLMGSAFHDAAKAYILYRDEQARKRQTNIFEKRINLKPYEYPDLYEYVNAIRHSYWIHSEFNFTSDIQDFKTGLSSVEKSAIKNTMLAISQIEVAVKTFWGDIYQKMPKPEIGSVGATFAESEVRHHDAYSHLLEILGLNSEFKSLKKKPVIMRRVHYLETALKNSKSENIQEYAESILLFSLFIEHVSLFSQFLIIMAFNKHKNMLKGISNVVEATSKEEQIHGDFGIDVINIIKKENPKWFGEEYNEKIQTICKEAFEAESDIIDWIFEEGELDFLPKDVINEFIKNRFNNSLESIGIGKVFTVNEKLLAETEWFDDEIIGTKHGDFFVKRSINYSKRTKSITSDDLF
- a CDS encoding MarC family protein; the encoded protein is MELKFNFKEIFTAFMILFAVIDIVGNIPIVIDLRKKAGQIQSEKASIIAGVILIMFLFLGKSILNLIGIDVNSFAVAGSFILFFIALEMILGITLYKQEEHDAMTTAVFPLAFPLIAGPGSLTTLLSLRAEFATENIIIAVLLNVIIIFIVLKTSAKIERLIGQNGINIIRKVFGVVLLAIAVKLFAHNIKALFELI
- a CDS encoding deoxycytidylate deaminase, with translation MPEHKQLKYDKAYLRIAQEWGKLSYCNRRQVGAIIVKDRMIISDGYNGTPSGFENFCEDDEGYTKWYVLHAEANAILKVAASTQSCKGATLYITMSPCKECSKLIHQAGIVKVVYHEAYKDDSGLKFLEKAGIKLKRIEDLKA